A genomic stretch from Bosea sp. F3-2 includes:
- a CDS encoding ABC transporter substrate-binding protein — protein sequence MTISRREMMASLAATMPLVTGKLAIAKDSSPGVTTTTIKVGHIGPYSGPASAYGTMGRSLGAYFDKVNAEGGIGGRKIQFISLDDGYNPSKTVEQARKLVEQEQVLFLAGTLGTPQNAAIQKYMNARKVPQLFLSSGASRFSNYKDFPWTIGWQPSFETEGRIYARHILEQMPNAKIAILMQNDDFGRDYLRGIEDGLGEKPTAAIVARQTYEVTDPTIDSQIVNLKGSGANVFIIVASPKFAAQAIKKGAEIGWSAQKYLVHVSNSTGAVLSAAGFENAKGLISAAYVRDVSHAKESTEPEMQDYLAFLQKYYPDADKSDYVNAMGYSMGMLVEKVLRQAGDDLSRQNIMKQVTNLSMRLPMLYPGVEVKTAPDDYVAIKKMQLIRFNGATYDKIGDQPIAG from the coding sequence ATGACGATATCCAGAAGAGAGATGATGGCGAGCCTGGCTGCGACGATGCCCCTCGTCACAGGCAAATTGGCAATTGCGAAGGATTCTTCGCCAGGCGTCACCACCACCACGATCAAGGTCGGACATATCGGTCCCTATTCCGGCCCGGCGTCGGCTTACGGCACGATGGGCCGCTCGCTCGGCGCCTACTTCGACAAGGTGAATGCCGAAGGCGGCATCGGCGGCAGAAAGATTCAGTTCATTTCATTGGACGACGGCTACAACCCATCGAAGACGGTTGAACAGGCGCGGAAGCTGGTTGAGCAGGAACAGGTTCTGTTCCTCGCCGGCACGCTGGGCACTCCGCAGAACGCCGCCATCCAAAAGTACATGAACGCCAGGAAGGTGCCTCAGCTGTTCCTCTCGTCCGGCGCCAGCCGCTTCAGCAATTACAAGGACTTCCCTTGGACGATCGGCTGGCAGCCATCGTTCGAGACCGAAGGCCGCATCTATGCGCGTCATATCCTGGAACAGATGCCCAATGCCAAGATCGCGATCCTCATGCAGAATGACGATTTTGGGCGCGACTATCTGAGGGGCATTGAAGATGGACTGGGTGAGAAGCCCACGGCGGCCATCGTCGCGCGGCAAACCTATGAAGTGACCGACCCGACCATCGACAGCCAGATCGTCAATCTGAAGGGCTCCGGCGCCAACGTCTTCATCATCGTCGCTTCTCCGAAGTTCGCGGCCCAAGCCATCAAGAAGGGGGCGGAGATCGGCTGGAGCGCTCAAAAATACCTCGTGCATGTATCGAACTCGACCGGCGCGGTCCTGAGCGCCGCCGGGTTCGAGAACGCGAAAGGCCTCATCAGTGCCGCCTATGTGCGCGATGTGTCTCACGCAAAGGAAAGCACCGAGCCTGAAATGCAGGACTATCTAGCGTTTCTGCAAAAGTATTATCCCGACGCGGACAAGAGCGACTACGTCAATGCCATGGGCTATTCGATGGGCATGCTGGTCGAGAAAGTGTTGCGGCAGGCAGGCGACGATTTGAGCCGCCAAAACATCATGAAGCAGGTGACCAATCTTTCGATGCGCCTGCCCATGCTCTATCCGGGGGTCGAGGTGAAAACCGCCCCGGACGACTACGTCGCCATCAAGAAGATGCAGCTGATCCGATTCAACGGCGCGACCTACGACAAGATCGGGGACCAGCCCATCGCCGGGTAG
- the tnpB gene encoding IS66 family insertion sequence element accessory protein TnpB (TnpB, as the term is used for proteins encoded by IS66 family insertion elements, is considered an accessory protein, since TnpC, encoded by a neighboring gene, is a DDE family transposase.) — protein sequence MKRDPLNGHVFCFRGRRGDLLKVIWHDGQAASLYVRRLEKGRFLWPSPADGVVAITPAQMGYLLSGIDWRNPVETWRPTAIG from the coding sequence TTGAAGCGCGATCCGCTGAACGGTCACGTCTTCTGTTTCCGAGGGCGTCGCGGCGATCTTTTGAAGGTGATCTGGCACGACGGTCAGGCGGCGAGCCTCTATGTGCGCCGGCTGGAGAAGGGCCGATTTCTGTGGCCGTCGCCGGCCGATGGCGTCGTTGCGATTACGCCCGCGCAGATGGGCTATCTGTTGTCCGGTATCGACTGGCGCAATCCGGTGGAGACGTGGCGGCCGACTGCGATCGGATGA
- a CDS encoding PfkB family carbohydrate kinase encodes MIVVFGSINIDLVTPVACLPRAGESGPLLRVSTGRRGPPSSPRNGRAPTRSSSRPAPMPSSGTDALHRVRLGPDDILLLQREIPEEACLEAAETMKRAGGRVILNLAPAGAPAPALLEQLDILIVNEHEALVLAEAPRWQQRDPDAVAQRLDVERQIATVATLGEAGVVAWQGGKTSSARRAARCGGRWACRPGRRSRPQIIAASMAVWMAAARSWPGRYVSNNQTLR; translated from the coding sequence ATGATCGTCGTCTTCGGCTCGATCAACATCGATCTGGTCACGCCGGTCGCATGCCTGCCGCGCGCCGGCGAATCTGGACCATTATTGCGCGTCTCGACCGGCCGACGGGGGCCGCCTTCATCGCCACGGAACGGGAGGGCGCCAACCAGATCATCGTCGCGGCCGGCGCCAATGCCTTCGTCCGGGACAGACGCGCTTCATCGGGTGCGGCTCGGCCCGGACGATATCCTGCTGCTGCAGCGCGAGATCCCGGAAGAGGCCTGCCTGGAAGCCGCGGAGACCATGAAACGGGCTGGCGGACGTGTGATCCTCAACCTGGCGCCGGCCGGAGCACCCGCTCCGGCGTTGCTCGAACAGCTCGATATCCTGATCGTCAACGAGCACGAGGCGCTGGTCCTCGCCGAAGCGCCGCGCTGGCAGCAGCGAGACCCCGATGCCGTGGCACAACGGCTGGACGTAGAGCGGCAGATCGCGACCGTCGCGACGCTCGGCGAGGCCGGCGTCGTCGCGTGGCAGGGAGGCAAGACGTCATCGGCTCGCCGAGCCGCGCGTTGCGGTGGTCGATGGGCATGCCGGCCGGGTCGAAGATCGAGACCGCAGATTATTGCGGCCTCGATGGCTGTGTGGATGGCAGCCGCTCGATCATGGCCCGGCCGTTACGTGTCGAACAACCAGACCTTGCGGTGA
- a CDS encoding branched-chain amino acid ABC transporter permease, translated as MQMDKQSQLVDTDAPASGTFRGLPRRDGRAIWVRAIVIALALALTAVLSDFRLFQATMVLAYAIALIGLNILTGFSGQISLGHGAFFALGAYATAILMGHFEMPYWIAIPVGGIVGFAAGYAFGRPALRLSGIYLGLATFALAVATPQLLKFHGVEEWTGGVQGIFLTKPSAPLGLPLSDDQWLYLYALVLVGIIYWIAHSLLESGTGRALRSIRDNALAAEAIGIDSRHHKFMAFGISAAFAAVAGGLAATAVQFVSPDAYDLFLSVSLLVGAVVGGISTLNGAVIGALFIVYVPTLADSISKSAPWAVYGVVMILLVYLMPEGIAGAIRKASRAPVSGRH; from the coding sequence ATGCAGATGGATAAACAATCACAGCTCGTGGATACGGACGCTCCTGCAAGCGGGACGTTCCGCGGGCTGCCTCGACGAGACGGGCGCGCCATCTGGGTTCGTGCCATCGTGATTGCGCTCGCGCTCGCCCTCACGGCGGTGCTGTCGGATTTCCGGCTGTTTCAGGCCACGATGGTGCTGGCCTATGCGATCGCCCTGATTGGCCTCAACATCCTGACCGGGTTCAGCGGGCAGATCTCGCTGGGTCATGGCGCATTCTTCGCCCTTGGCGCCTACGCCACCGCCATCCTGATGGGGCATTTCGAGATGCCCTATTGGATTGCGATTCCAGTCGGAGGCATCGTCGGCTTTGCCGCGGGCTATGCGTTTGGCCGCCCCGCGCTACGGCTGAGCGGTATTTATCTCGGCCTTGCGACCTTCGCGCTCGCCGTCGCAACCCCGCAACTGCTGAAGTTTCACGGCGTGGAGGAATGGACGGGCGGCGTACAGGGAATCTTTCTGACGAAGCCCTCGGCACCTCTCGGCCTTCCACTTTCCGATGACCAGTGGCTCTACCTCTATGCCCTGGTTCTGGTGGGAATCATCTACTGGATCGCTCACTCATTGCTCGAGAGCGGCACGGGCAGGGCGTTGCGTTCCATCCGCGACAACGCGCTCGCGGCCGAGGCGATCGGCATCGACAGCCGGCATCACAAATTCATGGCGTTCGGCATTTCCGCCGCCTTTGCGGCTGTCGCAGGCGGGCTTGCCGCGACTGCGGTCCAGTTCGTATCCCCTGACGCCTATGACCTGTTCCTGTCCGTATCCCTTCTCGTAGGAGCCGTCGTGGGAGGCATCAGCACGCTGAATGGAGCAGTCATCGGCGCTCTCTTCATCGTCTATGTCCCGACCTTGGCGGACAGCATTTCGAAATCCGCGCCCTGGGCAGTCTACGGCGTTGTCATGATCCTTCTGGTCTATCTCATGCCCGAGGGCATTGCCGGGGCGATCCGGAAGGCTAGCCGCGCGCCAGTGAGCGGGCGGCACTGA
- a CDS encoding transposase, which translates to MTMSRVEVITSVGRRRRWPRAEKERLVGLSLEPGASASDIARSACLHVSQLFHWRKQLCERVKPEEPALLPVVVEPLKDEAAVSPNPAPSRKRAARRRSCVEIELASGDRVRLEGGVDGHALREVLAALRAR; encoded by the coding sequence ATGACGATGTCGCGGGTTGAGGTGATCACCTCGGTGGGCCGTCGGCGGCGCTGGCCCCGAGCCGAGAAGGAGCGGCTGGTCGGATTGTCGCTGGAGCCGGGAGCCTCGGCATCGGATATCGCGCGATCGGCCTGCCTGCACGTGAGCCAGCTTTTCCATTGGCGCAAGCAGTTATGCGAGCGGGTCAAGCCCGAGGAGCCGGCTCTGCTGCCGGTCGTTGTCGAGCCGCTGAAGGACGAGGCTGCGGTTTCTCCGAACCCGGCTCCGTCTCGGAAGCGGGCTGCGCGTCGCCGGAGTTGCGTGGAGATCGAGTTGGCGTCCGGCGATCGGGTGCGGCTTGAGGGCGGGGTCGATGGTCATGCACTGCGCGAAGTCCTCGCTGCGCTGAGAGCCCGATGA
- a CDS encoding transposase yields MVRHRSHSVEFKRQVAQDYLARETLHNLARRHDMSRNLIRIWIQKFEGGAFDDEAAAADTIVAYEARIAALERLVGRQALEIEFLKGALKHGPRPRSATTSVVTGPAASPSQKDAG; encoded by the coding sequence ATGGTTCGACATCGTTCCCACAGCGTCGAGTTCAAGCGCCAGGTGGCACAGGATTACCTGGCCCGCGAGACGCTCCATAACCTCGCCCGTCGGCATGACATGTCGCGCAACCTGATCCGCATCTGGATCCAAAAGTTCGAGGGCGGCGCTTTCGACGACGAGGCGGCAGCCGCCGATACGATCGTAGCCTACGAGGCGCGCATCGCCGCCTTGGAGCGACTCGTCGGCAGGCAGGCGCTTGAGATCGAGTTCCTAAAGGGGGCTCTGAAGCACGGACCTCGGCCCAGAAGCGCGACTACGTCCGTCGTCACCGGCCCCGCGGCATCTCCGTCGCAGAAGGATGCCGGCTGA
- a CDS encoding IS3 family transposase, protein MGIARSTYYDKPAVSVDDTALVETMVTISESFEAYGYRRMQAALRHRGFVVNHKKIRRLMRDHDLQPRRRRRFVATTNGDHDLPIFPNLAKGMIPDGPNQLWVADITCVAVTTSLCERKPKDVIRSQSAATSPPDCASRYRTTDSPSARA, encoded by the coding sequence ATGGGGATCGCGCGCTCGACCTACTACGATAAGCCGGCCGTCAGCGTCGACGACACCGCGCTCGTCGAGACGATGGTCACGATCTCCGAGAGCTTCGAAGCCTATGGCTATCGCCGGATGCAGGCGGCGCTGCGTCACCGCGGTTTCGTCGTGAACCACAAGAAGATCCGACGCCTAATGCGGGATCATGATCTGCAACCACGCCGGCGCAGGCGCTTCGTCGCCACGACCAATGGCGATCATGACCTGCCGATCTTCCCGAACCTGGCGAAGGGCATGATCCCGGACGGGCCGAACCAGCTCTGGGTGGCCGACATCACCTGTGTCGCGGTCACCACATCCCTCTGCGAACGCAAGCCGAAAGACGTCATCCGATCGCAGTCGGCCGCCACGTCTCCACCGGATTGCGCCAGTCGATACCGGACAACAGATAGCCCATCTGCGCGGGCGTAA
- a CDS encoding aldehyde dehydrogenase yields MKHYQLFIDGQWCDPASNEWFDTMNPYSGEVWAHIPRGNAQDIDRAVMAAGRALREGPWAKMTPSQRGKLMRRLGDLVAENADRLAEIEVRDNGKLLAEMGGQLRYHSEWWYYFGGLADKIEGAVVPIDKPEMMAWTTQQPVGVVAALTAWNSPLLFVAWKCAPAIAAGCTVIIKPSEFTSASTLEFVELTREAGFPDGVFNVVTGFGTETGAQLVSHPGVSKVTFTGSDAAGAAVYQAAAKTMKRVSLELGGKSPNIVFEDANLEAALAGVVSGIFAATGQTCIAGSRLLVQNSIREEFVARLIEMARTAKIGDPMLPDVNIGPITTPPQFEKVLNYISIAKAEGARCVLGGRRAAGEGLAEGLFVEPTIFVDVKNDMRIAQEEVFGPILSVIGFDTEEEAIGIGNNVVYGLAAGVWTRDVARALRMTRALEVGTVWVNTYRAVSYMMPFGGIKRSGLGRESGQAAMQDFLEHKSVWISTSDAIPGNPFVLR; encoded by the coding sequence GTGAAACATTATCAACTTTTCATCGACGGCCAGTGGTGCGATCCGGCGAGCAACGAGTGGTTCGATACGATGAACCCCTATAGCGGCGAGGTCTGGGCGCATATTCCGCGAGGGAATGCGCAGGACATCGATCGAGCGGTCATGGCGGCCGGCCGCGCTCTGCGCGAAGGCCCCTGGGCGAAAATGACTCCCAGCCAGCGTGGCAAGCTGATGCGCCGGCTAGGCGATTTGGTGGCCGAGAACGCCGACCGGCTTGCCGAAATCGAGGTTCGCGACAACGGCAAGCTGCTGGCCGAAATGGGCGGGCAACTGCGGTATCATTCAGAATGGTGGTATTATTTCGGGGGATTGGCCGACAAGATCGAAGGCGCCGTCGTGCCGATCGACAAGCCCGAAATGATGGCCTGGACAACGCAGCAGCCGGTCGGCGTGGTCGCCGCGCTGACGGCATGGAATTCGCCGCTGCTTTTCGTCGCATGGAAATGCGCCCCTGCGATCGCGGCAGGCTGCACTGTGATTATAAAGCCTTCGGAATTCACCTCGGCCTCGACCCTGGAGTTCGTGGAACTGACCCGGGAAGCGGGCTTCCCCGATGGAGTGTTCAACGTCGTCACCGGCTTTGGGACCGAGACCGGCGCGCAGCTCGTCAGCCATCCCGGCGTTTCGAAGGTCACCTTCACCGGATCGGACGCCGCCGGGGCTGCGGTCTATCAGGCAGCGGCAAAGACGATGAAGCGCGTCTCGCTGGAACTGGGCGGCAAATCACCGAATATCGTTTTCGAGGACGCGAACCTTGAGGCGGCCCTTGCCGGTGTCGTCTCCGGCATTTTTGCAGCTACGGGACAGACCTGTATCGCGGGCTCGCGCCTTCTGGTGCAGAATTCGATCCGAGAAGAGTTCGTTGCTCGCCTCATCGAAATGGCGCGAACTGCGAAGATCGGCGATCCTATGCTCCCCGATGTCAACATCGGACCTATTACGACGCCGCCGCAATTCGAGAAGGTTTTGAACTACATCAGCATTGCGAAGGCCGAGGGAGCACGTTGCGTTCTGGGCGGTCGACGCGCCGCAGGCGAGGGCCTAGCCGAAGGGCTTTTCGTTGAACCGACAATTTTTGTCGATGTCAAGAACGACATGCGCATCGCGCAGGAAGAGGTTTTCGGACCAATTCTGTCAGTAATCGGCTTTGATACCGAAGAAGAAGCGATCGGGATCGGAAACAATGTTGTCTACGGTCTTGCAGCGGGAGTCTGGACTCGCGACGTCGCGCGCGCGCTACGTATGACCCGGGCGCTGGAGGTCGGAACCGTTTGGGTGAATACCTACCGGGCCGTGAGCTACATGATGCCTTTCGGCGGCATCAAACGCTCCGGTCTGGGCCGCGAAAGCGGTCAAGCGGCGATGCAAGATTTCCTCGAGCATAAGAGCGTCTGGATTTCCACCTCCGATGCAATTCCTGGCAACCCCTTCGTCCTGCGCTGA
- a CDS encoding branched-chain amino acid ABC transporter permease: METFLHQCVVGLSAGAIYASVALSLVMIYRSTHHVNFAQGEMAMFSTFVAWGFMQAGIPYWGAFALTVAVSFLIAGAIEFFVIRPLRDAPDLTTLVVFIGLLMIFHSLAGWIFGDTVKKFPSPFPPGAWYETSLFSAHEVGAIFVSLLLLAILYAFFRWTPLGLAMRAAAENRPSAELVGINVGKMLLLGWGLAGAIGAVAGMMIAPVVFLDPNMMIGVLLYSVAGALIGGIDSPGGAVAGGFLVGLIETLVGNYVVGTELRLAVALVLIVATLTIKPSGLFGRVVVKRV; this comes from the coding sequence ATGGAAACCTTTCTGCATCAATGCGTCGTCGGTCTGTCGGCCGGTGCGATCTATGCGAGCGTCGCCCTGTCATTGGTCATGATCTACCGGTCCACGCACCATGTGAACTTCGCGCAGGGCGAGATGGCGATGTTCTCGACGTTCGTGGCGTGGGGCTTCATGCAAGCTGGCATCCCCTACTGGGGCGCGTTTGCCCTGACCGTCGCGGTCTCCTTCCTTATCGCGGGAGCCATCGAGTTCTTCGTGATCCGGCCGTTGCGCGACGCACCGGATTTGACAACGCTCGTCGTCTTCATCGGCCTGCTGATGATCTTTCACAGTCTTGCCGGATGGATCTTCGGGGACACGGTGAAGAAATTCCCGAGTCCTTTTCCGCCAGGCGCCTGGTACGAAACCTCTCTGTTTTCGGCCCACGAAGTCGGCGCCATCTTCGTCTCACTGCTTCTGCTTGCGATCCTCTATGCCTTCTTTCGTTGGACGCCGCTTGGCCTTGCCATGCGGGCCGCGGCGGAGAACCGCCCATCGGCGGAGCTGGTCGGGATCAATGTCGGCAAGATGCTGCTTCTGGGCTGGGGGTTGGCAGGAGCGATCGGCGCCGTCGCGGGGATGATGATCGCCCCCGTCGTGTTCCTCGACCCGAACATGATGATCGGTGTTCTCCTCTATTCGGTTGCCGGCGCCCTGATTGGCGGCATCGACAGCCCCGGCGGCGCGGTTGCAGGCGGTTTCCTCGTCGGTCTGATCGAAACGCTTGTCGGAAACTATGTCGTCGGAACCGAGCTCCGCCTGGCTGTAGCTCTCGTTCTCATCGTTGCAACCCTGACGATCAAGCCATCGGGCTTGTTTGGCCGCGTGGTGGTGAAGCGTGTCTGA
- a CDS encoding ABC transporter ATP-binding protein, which yields MMPFLEVTNLDVSYGMSPVIRGLNLSVAEGQVVALLGANGAGKTTTLRALCRMGVRTDGQVRLGGKSIEGLSTHQIARRGVAHVPDGRGTFLGLTTEENLRLGAHAAARPVTVPILMKKMFGYFPRLEERRNQQAGTLSGGEQQMLAIARALMSEPRILLLDEPSFGLAPLVVRDIFDIMRRINAESGVSILIVEQNAALALSFAHHAYLLETGEIVMHGSSTEMRSNPAVKKAYLGQ from the coding sequence ATGATGCCATTCCTCGAAGTCACCAATCTCGATGTCAGCTACGGCATGTCACCCGTGATCCGTGGTCTGAACCTCAGCGTAGCGGAAGGGCAGGTTGTGGCCTTGCTCGGGGCCAATGGCGCGGGCAAGACGACGACGCTCCGCGCTCTGTGCCGGATGGGCGTTCGGACCGACGGCCAGGTCAGGCTGGGTGGCAAGTCGATAGAAGGGTTGAGCACGCATCAGATCGCCCGGCGCGGGGTGGCTCATGTCCCCGATGGCCGCGGCACCTTTCTGGGCCTGACCACCGAGGAGAACCTTCGGCTTGGCGCGCATGCCGCAGCCCGGCCGGTGACCGTGCCCATCCTGATGAAAAAGATGTTCGGCTACTTCCCCCGGTTGGAGGAAAGGCGGAATCAGCAGGCCGGCACGCTTTCAGGGGGCGAGCAGCAGATGCTCGCGATCGCGCGAGCCTTGATGAGCGAACCGCGGATCCTGCTGCTGGACGAACCGTCTTTCGGGCTGGCGCCGCTGGTCGTGAGGGACATTTTCGACATCATGCGCCGCATCAACGCCGAAAGCGGCGTCAGTATTCTGATCGTCGAACAGAATGCCGCGCTGGCACTAAGCTTTGCACATCACGCCTATCTGCTCGAAACCGGCGAAATCGTCATGCACGGCAGTTCGACGGAGATGAGGAGCAATCCGGCCGTCAAGAAAGCGTATCTCGGGCAATAG
- a CDS encoding zinc-dependent alcohol dehydrogenase family protein, with the protein MKIRAAVLEEIGRPGPYSETKPLNICDLDLAEPQSGEVLVRVAAAGLCHSDLSVINGDRPRPVPMVLGHEGAGIVEKVGEGVADLRPGDHVIFVFVPSCGHCAPCKSGRPALCEPGAASNGIGELIGGGVRLSRNGEPISHQVGISSFATHCVVSRFSLVKIDREVPLPIAAMMGCAVLTGAGAAFNTDAVPPGGTAAVVGLGGVGLSAVLGAVAAGAETIVAVDTLDSKLDAARELGATHCFNARDPDVVAKVRDATSGGVDAALEFAGAPKALEAAFDMTRRGGTTVSASLPHPNSVLSISPLKLVAEERTLKGSYLGSGVPTRDIPRFLGLFQRGKMPIDRLMTHTLTLDQINEGFDRLHRGEAIRQIVLFDT; encoded by the coding sequence ATGAAAATCCGAGCTGCAGTTTTGGAAGAGATCGGCCGCCCCGGGCCCTATAGCGAAACCAAACCCCTGAATATCTGCGATCTCGATCTCGCCGAGCCCCAGTCAGGAGAGGTTTTGGTTCGCGTCGCGGCTGCCGGGCTGTGCCACTCGGACCTGTCCGTCATCAACGGCGACCGACCGCGCCCCGTTCCCATGGTGCTGGGCCATGAAGGCGCCGGCATCGTCGAGAAGGTCGGAGAAGGCGTCGCCGACCTGCGACCTGGCGATCATGTGATCTTTGTGTTCGTCCCTTCCTGCGGCCATTGCGCCCCGTGCAAGAGCGGACGGCCTGCACTGTGCGAACCGGGCGCGGCTTCCAACGGTATTGGCGAGCTAATTGGAGGGGGCGTCCGGTTGTCGCGCAACGGCGAACCCATCTCGCATCAGGTCGGAATCTCGAGCTTCGCCACTCATTGCGTGGTCTCGCGCTTCAGCCTCGTGAAGATCGACAGGGAGGTTCCGCTGCCCATAGCCGCGATGATGGGCTGCGCCGTGCTGACCGGTGCCGGCGCGGCCTTCAATACGGACGCTGTGCCACCTGGCGGTACTGCCGCGGTCGTAGGCCTGGGCGGAGTTGGCCTCTCGGCCGTTCTCGGTGCGGTTGCGGCAGGGGCGGAGACGATCGTCGCGGTCGATACGCTGGACAGCAAGTTGGACGCGGCCCGCGAGCTTGGCGCCACCCACTGCTTCAACGCCCGCGACCCGGATGTCGTCGCCAAGGTCCGCGATGCGACTTCGGGGGGCGTCGACGCGGCATTGGAATTCGCCGGCGCTCCAAAGGCATTGGAGGCCGCCTTCGATATGACGCGCCGCGGCGGTACCACCGTCTCGGCAAGCCTGCCGCACCCCAATTCCGTCCTCAGCATCTCGCCCTTGAAGCTGGTGGCGGAGGAGCGGACGCTGAAGGGCAGCTACCTGGGCTCGGGAGTGCCGACTCGCGATATTCCGCGGTTCCTGGGCCTCTTTCAGCGCGGCAAGATGCCGATCGACCGGCTCATGACCCACACCCTCACCCTGGACCAGATCAACGAGGGCTTCGATCGCCTCCATCGCGGCGAGGCGATCCGCCAGATCGTCCTGTTCGACACGTGA
- a CDS encoding iron-containing alcohol dehydrogenase — MPHGLPNALVLAPVLRFNLPKAAGVYAEIAPDAFPELSSIESFKRGEAFVEALVKLGQELKVPQSLRELQIPRTALPLLAEDAMKQTRLLTNNPREITQEDALAIYEEAS; from the coding sequence GTGCCGCACGGATTGCCGAACGCGCTCGTCCTGGCTCCGGTACTGCGTTTTAATCTGCCGAAGGCTGCCGGCGTCTATGCGGAGATCGCACCCGATGCATTTCCCGAACTCTCGTCAATTGAGAGTTTTAAGCGCGGTGAAGCGTTTGTCGAAGCGCTGGTGAAACTCGGTCAGGAATTGAAAGTCCCGCAAAGCTTGCGGGAACTCCAAATCCCTCGCACAGCTCTGCCGCTGCTGGCGGAAGATGCCATGAAGCAGACCCGGCTTCTAACAAACAACCCACGGGAAATCACGCAAGAGGACGCACTCGCGATTTACGAGGAAGCGTCCTGA